TCGCACGGACATCCTTCGCCCTGCAAGCTACCGGTTGATTATCAAGGTAGAAAATCCTGAAGACCACGGTACGGTCTATCAATCTCTGAGCTTCCGTGTAGCCCCTGCATCCCCGGCACCGCCAGCACTTTGGACTTTGCTGGTTCCGGCAGGTACAGGCGAAGTAGTCGCAGAAAAAACCTCTTCCAAATAGCGATAAACAGGCAATCTAGCGGCTGAGGCTTGTACCAATGTTTTTTAAGTAACGAAGATACGCGGAGAGCTTTTCCGGAACCGTACGGTAATAGACGTTCAGTCCCTCCTTGCGAGAAGAGACCAGACCAAGTTCCGTCAACACTTTCAAATGGTGGGACAAAGTCGCGTTGGAGATGGCGTTCTTGGCGTGCATGTCGCTGCAGCAGAGTTCTTCGTGTTCTGCAATCTGCGTATAAACGGCGAGCCGGTTCGGATCTCCGAGTGCCTTCCCGATCTGCGCGACTTCGTCGTCCTTGATACTTGCCATATGGAATGAGACGCATTAGAGCGGATTAAGGGCACTAAAAAGACGCCTATAAAAAATAACCCCTAAGAGTTGAATCCAACTATTTCGACGTTCATCTAAATAGTTCGCAGGCTGGATCCGCTGCGCGACTGGAGAACTCGAGATGTGGATTGTCCGCCTTGCTTTGAATCGTCCTTACACTTTCATTGTAGCGGCGATCCTGATTCTTGTTCTTGGTTTCTCTTCCATCGCGACGACGCCGACGGACATCTTCCCTAACATCGACATCCCTGTGGTGACGATCATCTGGTCCTACTCGGGTCTGCCTGCGAAAGAGATGGAGCAGCGCGTCACCACCTTCAGTGAGTTCGTCATGGCGGTGGTGAATGACGTGAAGGCGATTGATTCC
This genomic stretch from Terriglobus saanensis SP1PR4 harbors:
- a CDS encoding ArsR/SmtB family transcription factor; this translates as MASIKDDEVAQIGKALGDPNRLAVYTQIAEHEELCCSDMHAKNAISNATLSHHLKVLTELGLVSSRKEGLNVYYRTVPEKLSAYLRYLKNIGTSLSR